A region of Rhizobium grahamii DNA encodes the following proteins:
- a CDS encoding glutamine synthetase family protein, protein MSPKKTTLKPARNVSASKKTPPDPGHQRGVANWKEAAQFLRARGIEDIECITPDLAGVPRGKMMPSSKFTSNTSLALPSAIYRHTISGEYPDETESFRYEPRDSDLKLVPDLSTLSVVPWETDPTAQVICDIVSVDGEEVPYTPRNVLKRVLKLYSDRGWKPIVAPEIEFYLVAKNDDPDYPLHPPKGRSGRSILGGQGYSIAGINEFDELIDDIYHFSEKQGLEIDTLIHEEGPAQLEINLRHGNPIELADQVFLFKRTIREAAMKHGIYATFMAKPMQGQPGSAMHIHQSVVNSETGKNIFSNPDGSASREFFHFIGGLQKYVPSSMVMLAPYVNSYRRLTPDMSAPVNNAWGYDNRTTAFRVPVSDPQARRVENRLPSSDANPYLALAASLASGLLGIMKGIEPTAPTEDTANEGSIDLPRGLLEAVALMEDEEAFEEVFGKEFLGIYAGVKRGEFETFMQVISPWEREFLLLNV, encoded by the coding sequence ATGTCCCCAAAAAAGACGACGCTGAAGCCTGCCAGAAACGTATCCGCCTCGAAAAAAACACCCCCGGATCCCGGACATCAGCGCGGCGTTGCAAACTGGAAGGAAGCAGCACAGTTCTTGCGGGCACGCGGCATCGAAGACATCGAATGCATCACGCCTGACCTCGCGGGCGTCCCGCGCGGCAAGATGATGCCGAGCTCCAAGTTCACCTCGAACACTTCTCTTGCGCTGCCATCGGCAATCTATCGCCACACCATCTCCGGCGAATATCCGGATGAAACGGAAAGCTTCCGCTACGAGCCGCGCGACAGCGACCTGAAGCTGGTGCCTGACCTTTCAACGCTTTCGGTCGTTCCCTGGGAAACCGACCCGACGGCGCAGGTGATCTGCGATATCGTCAGCGTGGATGGGGAAGAAGTCCCATACACGCCGCGAAACGTGCTGAAGCGCGTGCTGAAGCTTTATTCCGACCGCGGCTGGAAGCCGATCGTCGCGCCCGAGATCGAATTCTATCTCGTCGCCAAGAACGATGACCCTGACTATCCGCTGCATCCGCCGAAGGGTCGCTCCGGCCGCTCTATCCTCGGTGGCCAGGGCTATTCGATCGCCGGCATCAACGAGTTCGACGAACTGATCGACGACATCTATCACTTCTCGGAAAAGCAGGGCCTCGAGATCGATACCCTGATCCACGAGGAAGGTCCGGCGCAGCTCGAAATCAACCTTCGTCACGGCAATCCGATCGAGCTTGCCGACCAGGTGTTCCTGTTCAAGCGCACCATCCGCGAAGCGGCGATGAAGCATGGCATCTATGCCACTTTCATGGCCAAGCCGATGCAGGGGCAGCCGGGTTCGGCAATGCACATCCACCAGTCCGTGGTCAACAGCGAGACGGGCAAAAATATCTTCTCGAACCCCGATGGTTCGGCCTCCCGCGAGTTCTTCCACTTCATCGGCGGCCTGCAGAAATACGTGCCGAGCTCGATGGTGATGCTGGCGCCCTATGTGAATTCGTATCGACGGCTGACGCCCGACATGTCGGCGCCCGTCAACAACGCCTGGGGCTACGACAACCGCACGACGGCATTCCGCGTGCCGGTGTCCGATCCGCAGGCAAGGCGCGTGGAAAACCGGCTGCCGAGTTCGGATGCCAATCCCTATCTCGCGCTTGCGGCCTCGCTTGCTTCCGGCCTGCTCGGTATCATGAAGGGCATCGAACCGACGGCACCGACAGAGGATACGGCCAACGAGGGCTCGATCGACCTGCCGCGCGGCCTGCTGGAAGCGGTCGCGCTGATGGAAGACGAGGAAGCCTTCGAGGAAGTGTTCGGCAAGGAGTTCCTTGGCATCTATGCTGGCGTGAAGCGTGGAGAGTTCGAAACCTTCATGCAGGTGATCAGCCCCTGGGAGCGCGAATTCCTTCTGCTGAACGTGTAG
- the zwf gene encoding glucose-6-phosphate dehydrogenase gives MSSQIIPVEPFDYVVFGGSGDLAERKLLPALYHRQIEGQFTEPTRIIGASRSPLTHEEYRKFAQDALKEHLKKGEYDEAEVEKFLKRLYYVPVDARSDAGWDQLKKLLDEGKDRVRAFYLAVAPGIFGDISQKIHDHKLITKSTRIVVEKPIGRDLASALSLNDTIGKVFKEEQIFRIDHYLGKETVQNLMALRFANALYEPLWNANHIDHVQITVAESVGLEGRAGYYDTAGALRDMVQNHIMQLVCLVAMEVPSSMDSEAVRDEKLKVLRALKPINASNVEVNTVRGQYRAGASASGPVKGYLEELEGGVSNTETFVAIKAEIGNWRWAGVPFYIRTGKRLAGRMSEIVITFKPIPHSVFDQSAGRINQNQLIIRLQPDEGVKQSLMIKDPGPGGMRLRNVSLDMSFADAFQVRNPDAYERLLMDVIRSNQTLFMRRDEVEAAWQWVDPILKGWESTGQKVQGYTAGTWGPSQSIALIERDGRTWHDNL, from the coding sequence ATGAGCAGCCAAATCATCCCCGTTGAACCCTTTGATTATGTCGTTTTCGGCGGCAGCGGCGACCTTGCGGAACGCAAGTTGCTGCCAGCCCTCTACCATCGTCAGATCGAGGGCCAGTTCACCGAACCCACCCGTATCATCGGCGCTTCGCGCAGTCCGCTGACGCATGAAGAATATCGCAAGTTCGCCCAGGACGCTCTCAAGGAGCACCTGAAGAAGGGCGAATACGACGAGGCTGAAGTCGAGAAGTTCCTGAAGCGCCTGTACTACGTGCCAGTCGATGCGCGTTCGGATGCCGGCTGGGATCAGCTGAAAAAACTGCTCGACGAAGGCAAGGATCGCGTTCGCGCTTTCTATCTCGCTGTTGCACCGGGCATTTTCGGCGACATTTCGCAGAAGATTCATGACCACAAGCTCATCACCAAGTCGACGCGCATCGTCGTCGAGAAGCCGATCGGTCGCGACCTCGCCTCCGCGCTGTCGCTCAACGACACGATCGGCAAGGTCTTCAAGGAAGAACAGATCTTCCGCATCGACCACTACCTCGGCAAGGAAACGGTGCAGAACCTGATGGCTCTGCGCTTCGCCAACGCGCTTTACGAGCCGCTGTGGAACGCCAACCATATCGACCACGTGCAGATCACGGTGGCCGAGTCGGTCGGCCTCGAAGGTCGTGCGGGCTACTACGACACCGCCGGCGCACTGCGCGACATGGTGCAGAACCACATCATGCAGCTCGTCTGCCTGGTCGCGATGGAAGTCCCTTCCTCAATGGATTCCGAAGCCGTTCGGGACGAGAAGCTGAAGGTGCTGCGCGCGCTGAAGCCGATCAACGCTTCGAATGTCGAGGTCAACACTGTCCGCGGCCAGTACCGCGCCGGTGCTTCGGCGAGCGGTCCGGTCAAGGGCTACCTTGAAGAACTCGAAGGCGGCGTTTCCAACACCGAGACCTTTGTTGCCATCAAGGCAGAGATCGGCAACTGGCGCTGGGCCGGCGTTCCCTTCTACATCCGCACCGGCAAACGCCTTGCCGGCCGCATGTCTGAGATCGTCATCACCTTCAAGCCGATCCCGCACTCGGTCTTCGACCAGTCGGCCGGCCGCATCAACCAGAACCAGCTGATCATTCGCCTGCAGCCTGACGAAGGCGTCAAGCAGTCGTTGATGATCAAGGATCCGGGCCCTGGCGGCATGCGCCTGCGCAACGTCTCGCTCGACATGAGCTTTGCGGATGCCTTCCAGGTTCGCAATCCGGACGCTTACGAACGGCTGCTGATGGACGTCATCCGTTCCAACCAGACGCTGTTCATGCGCCGTGACGAAGTCGAAGCGGCATGGCAGTGGGTCGACCCGATCCTGAAAGGCTGGGAATCCACCGGCCAGAAGGTTCAGGGCTACACGGCCGGCACCTGGGGCCCCAGCCAGTCGATCGCGCTCATCGAGCGTGACGGCCGCACCTGGCACGACAACCTCTAA
- a CDS encoding methyl-accepting chemotaxis protein: MLRLFSASIVRQIVAIALGLLIFSTVAIVSVTYYNLSSYVMTSAVSDAKDASRAMAVLYGAADPAAKVDVSDNALLGLTEEKLPSLGDHALVDRTAQSIGGVATVFERQGGDYVRVSTNVKKENGDRAVGTKLAANHPAQAVLANGQAYYGPADLFGRKFMTGYFPVKNSSGANIGVLFIGIPMEVYYSSLNQLLTLVVGVGVGVLALMGILAYFAVRASVRPLEALTATIHGISAGKLDGAVPCVEKQNEFGAIGRALAQFQDSARARQLLETQAAEQRQLSDAERARNDAEKRTLDGQIDFAVTELAMGLGRLAQGDVSQTIQTPFVGRLEQLRVDFNASLVRLQDTLSRIRDNASVIHGNSGAMRSSADELSKRTEAQAASLEETAAAVEEITVTVRSSAARAREANDAVSETKKTADSSGAVVSDAIAAMDRIEQASKQIEQIIEVIDDIAFQTNLLALNAGIEAARAGEAGKGFAVVAQEVRELAQRSADAAREIKGLIEKSTREVTAGSTLVQKTGAVLASISQEIIAISKHVETIATASQDQSAALQEVNGSVNAMDQMTQQNAAMVEDTTQASRQLAHEADTLMTLIRQFRIDASTPADYFARNAA; encoded by the coding sequence ATGCTCCGGCTCTTCTCCGCATCCATCGTTCGTCAGATTGTCGCCATCGCGCTCGGTTTGCTGATCTTCAGTACCGTCGCCATCGTCTCTGTGACCTATTACAATCTGAGCTCCTACGTGATGACGAGCGCCGTCTCCGACGCGAAGGATGCGAGCCGGGCCATGGCGGTGCTGTACGGTGCTGCCGATCCGGCGGCGAAGGTCGATGTCAGCGACAACGCGCTTCTCGGCCTGACCGAAGAAAAGCTCCCCTCGCTCGGCGATCACGCGCTTGTCGACCGCACGGCCCAGTCCATTGGCGGCGTCGCGACGGTGTTCGAGCGCCAAGGTGGCGATTACGTCCGCGTCTCGACGAACGTGAAGAAGGAAAACGGCGACCGGGCCGTCGGCACGAAACTCGCAGCCAATCATCCCGCGCAGGCCGTCCTGGCAAATGGCCAAGCCTATTATGGCCCGGCGGATCTGTTCGGCCGCAAATTCATGACCGGCTACTTCCCGGTCAAGAATTCATCCGGGGCCAATATCGGTGTCCTCTTCATAGGCATTCCGATGGAAGTCTATTACAGCAGCCTGAACCAGCTGCTGACGTTGGTCGTGGGTGTCGGTGTCGGCGTGCTCGCGCTGATGGGCATCTTGGCCTATTTCGCCGTACGCGCTTCCGTCCGCCCGCTTGAAGCCCTAACGGCGACCATCCACGGGATCTCTGCCGGAAAGCTCGACGGCGCCGTGCCATGTGTCGAGAAGCAGAATGAATTCGGCGCCATCGGTCGCGCCCTGGCCCAGTTCCAGGACAGCGCCCGTGCGCGTCAGTTGCTGGAAACACAGGCTGCCGAACAGCGCCAGTTGAGCGACGCCGAGCGCGCCCGCAACGACGCCGAGAAACGCACCCTCGATGGCCAGATCGATTTCGCCGTCACCGAACTCGCCATGGGCCTCGGACGCCTGGCGCAGGGAGACGTGTCGCAGACCATCCAGACGCCGTTCGTCGGCCGTCTCGAACAGCTGCGTGTCGATTTCAACGCGTCGCTGGTCCGTCTGCAGGATACGCTCTCGCGGATCCGCGACAACGCATCCGTGATCCACGGAAATTCAGGAGCAATGCGTTCGTCCGCCGATGAGCTTTCGAAGCGAACCGAAGCCCAGGCTGCAAGCCTGGAAGAGACGGCGGCAGCCGTCGAGGAAATCACGGTAACGGTCCGTTCGTCCGCAGCGCGCGCCCGCGAGGCAAACGACGCGGTTTCGGAAACAAAGAAGACCGCCGATAGCTCCGGCGCAGTCGTCAGCGACGCGATCGCGGCGATGGATCGCATCGAGCAGGCGTCGAAGCAGATCGAGCAGATCATCGAAGTCATCGACGACATCGCATTCCAGACCAATCTTCTGGCTCTGAACGCCGGTATCGAGGCAGCGCGCGCCGGCGAGGCTGGCAAGGGCTTCGCCGTGGTGGCGCAGGAGGTTCGCGAACTTGCCCAGCGTTCGGCCGATGCGGCTCGCGAAATCAAGGGACTGATCGAGAAGTCGACCCGTGAGGTCACCGCCGGCTCGACGCTGGTGCAGAAGACGGGTGCCGTGCTTGCCTCGATCAGCCAGGAAATCATCGCCATCAGCAAGCATGTCGAAACGATCGCAACGGCAAGCCAGGATCAGTCCGCAGCGCTGCAGGAAGTGAACGGTTCGGTCAATGCGATGGACCAGATGACCCAGCAGAACGCGGCGATGGTCGAAGATACGACACAGGCGAGCCGACAGCTCGCCCATGAGGCCGATACGCTGATGACGTTGATCCGCCAGTTCCGCATCGATGCCTCGACGCCGGCCGATTACTTCGCCAGGAATGCCGCGTGA
- a CDS encoding NAD(P)/FAD-dependent oxidoreductase has protein sequence MTSQERWQSPIAPGISWYQATSGERPTYSEMDGSKTCDVAIIGGGYTGLQAAYNLAKSGVSVILIEACRFGDGASGRNGGQLGTGQRWWPEELEEKIGYERSRALFDLAEAAKQHLLDFATQHQIDMDYMPGQMNVAHKESYKADYYENAEIAAMRYNYPHLRFMDKTETQERLGSTRYFCGVRDTGTGHIHPLKLLIGLARVAANAGAQIFEMTKASAILRGSNKVMIETSRGTITADKALIACNGYIGNLEPVTASHVMPIRSFIGATVPLDKHPEVLPGAEAVADSRFVVRYFRKSKDGRLLFGGREAYTADNPRDITQHIRRQIAEIYPALGNIEISHAWGGSVGITMPRQPFVREVMPGVTSIGGYSGHGVMLSNYCGKLYAETVLGKSADLDLFKSLDIPAFPGGPAMRAPLLFLALSWFALRDKF, from the coding sequence ATGACATCGCAGGAGAGATGGCAGAGCCCCATTGCGCCCGGAATTTCGTGGTACCAGGCAACATCGGGCGAGCGGCCGACCTATTCAGAAATGGACGGGTCGAAGACATGCGACGTCGCCATCATCGGCGGGGGCTACACCGGCCTGCAGGCGGCTTACAATCTCGCCAAGTCGGGCGTCTCGGTAATTCTGATCGAGGCCTGCAGGTTTGGCGACGGCGCCTCCGGCCGGAACGGCGGGCAGCTCGGCACCGGCCAGCGCTGGTGGCCGGAAGAGCTTGAGGAAAAGATCGGCTACGAGCGTTCCCGCGCCCTGTTCGATCTCGCCGAGGCCGCCAAGCAGCACCTCCTCGACTTCGCCACGCAACATCAGATCGACATGGACTACATGCCGGGTCAGATGAACGTGGCGCACAAGGAGAGCTACAAGGCAGACTATTACGAGAACGCCGAGATCGCGGCGATGCGCTACAACTATCCGCATCTGCGCTTCATGGACAAGACGGAGACGCAGGAGCGGCTCGGTTCGACGCGCTACTTCTGCGGCGTTCGCGACACCGGGACCGGCCACATCCACCCGCTGAAGCTGCTGATCGGGCTCGCCCGCGTCGCGGCCAATGCCGGAGCGCAGATCTTCGAGATGACGAAGGCTTCGGCGATCCTGCGCGGCAGCAACAAGGTGATGATCGAGACGTCGCGCGGCACGATCACCGCCGACAAGGCGCTGATCGCCTGCAACGGCTATATCGGCAACCTGGAGCCGGTGACGGCAAGCCACGTGATGCCGATCCGCTCCTTCATCGGCGCCACCGTGCCACTCGACAAGCACCCGGAGGTGCTGCCCGGGGCGGAGGCGGTGGCTGATTCACGCTTCGTCGTGCGCTATTTCCGCAAGTCGAAGGACGGACGGCTGCTGTTTGGCGGTCGCGAAGCCTACACGGCCGACAATCCGCGCGACATTACCCAGCACATCCGCCGGCAGATCGCGGAGATCTATCCGGCGCTCGGCAATATCGAGATCAGCCATGCCTGGGGCGGCTCGGTCGGCATCACCATGCCGCGCCAACCCTTCGTGCGCGAGGTCATGCCGGGCGTGACATCGATCGGCGGCTATTCCGGCCATGGCGTTATGTTGTCCAACTATTGCGGAAAGCTCTACGCGGAAACCGTTCTTGGAAAATCAGCGGATCTCGATCTTTTCAAGTCGCTCGATATTCCGGCCTTTCCGGGAGGTCCGGCGATGCGTGCACCCCTGCTTTTCCTGGCGCTCTCGTGGTTTGCGTTGCGCGACAAGTTTTAG
- a CDS encoding methyl-accepting chemotaxis protein, with product MFIDRILSRFKIKTKVLIFVLPFVVSISAVGLTGLYASGLLQGRMEISNSVLQSLSGFKDLYGSMDDFLRITSQDARDKLYSDIGTQQDTLGSTLKQIGENAGRDNLQAAKDGTAGISDTVGKLWTLHEQELSLRKSIDDAQKVMISSRFNVNYDAQQLEENIRKDEGNATATLRAADRLLKGGDTLAGVMADFSKAQAPADKLKVVTDAVPAISKAQRLIEISVPQNQKSMTQSLSQTISDVKAQATAADAGTDEAIANLGRLVSRFRQMSTYTQLTATQMMREATTTFVELDSRIAQTNSVLEDTRRLESAIYSLQLVLGEFAAKPTKENRVRLHQEIATLGTNLNTLLASAKGMNFAEDIVAAMSPALASMDKDAQSLVDTIDQRVADYASARQQLDSVWGELTAFAELQKQTAGAERTQANGISVLTTGLGIVLSIIGGIALVLTLQRPIGQITAAMRRIAEGALDTSISGEQRRDEIGDMARALGIFKDNAISKIRIEEQSEEERAATDRERQRNDAEKREMDRQIEFAVNELAAGLERMSQGDISTTIDTPFIGRLEQLRQDFNGSMLRLQASMSQIRDNVQMIQGNGNQMAQSAEDLSKRTEQQAASLEETAAAVDQITATVRSSAERAKDADQIVRAAKRSADDSATVVNNAIDAMGRIEGASRQIEQIIGVIDEIAFQTNLLALNAGIEAARAGEAGKGFAVVAMEVRELAQRSAAAAQEIKGLINKSTTEVNSGSQFVQETGTVLAKISAQIVTISQHVEMIARASNDQSSALQEVNATVNQMDQMTQQNAAMVEETTAASRGLADEADALLHLIQQFKIEGGAPRTIYRAA from the coding sequence ATGTTTATTGATAGGATTCTTTCCCGCTTTAAGATCAAGACAAAAGTATTGATCTTTGTACTGCCTTTTGTTGTCAGCATTTCAGCGGTGGGCCTTACGGGTCTTTATGCCTCAGGCTTGCTGCAGGGGCGCATGGAGATTTCCAACAGCGTCCTCCAGTCCCTGAGCGGGTTCAAGGATCTTTACGGTTCGATGGACGACTTCCTGCGCATCACCAGCCAGGATGCGCGTGACAAGCTCTACAGCGACATCGGTACGCAGCAGGATACGCTGGGCTCGACCCTGAAGCAGATCGGCGAAAACGCCGGACGCGACAACCTGCAGGCGGCAAAGGACGGAACGGCGGGGATTTCTGATACCGTCGGCAAGCTCTGGACGCTTCACGAGCAGGAACTTTCCCTGCGCAAGAGCATCGACGACGCGCAGAAGGTCATGATCAGCAGCCGGTTCAACGTTAACTACGACGCCCAGCAGCTGGAAGAGAATATCCGTAAGGACGAAGGCAATGCGACCGCGACGCTGCGCGCCGCCGATCGCCTGTTGAAGGGTGGAGATACCCTTGCCGGCGTCATGGCCGATTTCAGCAAGGCGCAAGCTCCAGCCGACAAGCTGAAGGTCGTGACCGATGCGGTCCCCGCGATTTCCAAGGCGCAGCGCCTGATCGAGATTTCGGTTCCGCAGAACCAGAAGAGCATGACGCAATCGCTGTCGCAGACGATCAGCGACGTGAAGGCGCAGGCGACCGCCGCCGATGCAGGCACGGATGAGGCGATCGCCAATCTCGGCCGCCTCGTATCGCGCTTCCGCCAAATGTCGACCTACACACAGCTGACGGCCACGCAGATGATGCGCGAAGCCACCACGACCTTCGTGGAGCTCGACAGCCGCATCGCGCAGACCAATTCCGTGCTCGAGGACACACGCCGGCTTGAAAGCGCGATCTATTCCCTGCAGCTCGTGCTCGGCGAATTTGCCGCCAAGCCGACGAAGGAAAATCGCGTCCGCCTGCATCAGGAAATCGCGACGCTCGGCACCAATCTGAATACGCTGCTTGCCAGCGCCAAGGGCATGAATTTCGCGGAAGATATCGTTGCCGCGATGTCGCCGGCGCTCGCCTCGATGGACAAGGATGCGCAGAGCCTCGTCGACACGATCGACCAGCGCGTTGCCGACTATGCTTCGGCGCGTCAGCAGCTCGATAGCGTCTGGGGTGAGTTGACGGCCTTCGCCGAGCTGCAGAAGCAGACCGCCGGTGCCGAGCGCACCCAGGCCAACGGCATCTCGGTCCTGACGACTGGCCTCGGCATCGTTCTTTCGATCATCGGCGGCATCGCGCTGGTTCTGACGCTGCAGCGTCCGATCGGCCAGATCACGGCGGCGATGCGGCGTATCGCCGAGGGCGCCCTCGACACCAGCATTTCCGGCGAACAGCGTCGCGACGAGATTGGCGACATGGCGCGTGCTCTCGGCATCTTCAAGGACAATGCGATCTCGAAAATCCGTATCGAGGAGCAGAGCGAGGAAGAGCGCGCCGCGACCGACAGAGAGCGTCAGCGCAACGACGCCGAGAAGCGCGAAATGGATCGACAGATCGAGTTCGCCGTCAACGAACTCGCCGCCGGCCTCGAGCGCATGTCGCAAGGCGATATCTCGACCACGATCGACACACCGTTCATCGGTCGCCTCGAACAGCTGCGTCAGGACTTCAACGGCTCGATGCTGCGCCTGCAGGCCTCGATGAGCCAGATCCGCGACAATGTTCAGATGATCCAGGGCAACGGCAACCAGATGGCGCAGTCTGCCGAAGACCTGTCGAAGCGCACGGAACAGCAGGCAGCCTCGCTTGAGGAAACCGCCGCCGCCGTCGATCAGATCACGGCAACGGTGCGTTCGTCCGCCGAGCGCGCGAAGGATGCGGACCAGATCGTCCGCGCAGCCAAGCGCAGCGCAGACGACTCCGCCACCGTCGTCAACAATGCGATCGACGCCATGGGCCGGATCGAGGGCGCCTCACGCCAGATCGAGCAGATCATCGGCGTCATCGACGAGATCGCGTTCCAGACTAACCTGCTTGCGCTCAACGCCGGTATCGAAGCGGCGCGCGCCGGCGAGGCGGGCAAGGGCTTTGCGGTTGTCGCCATGGAAGTCCGTGAGCTTGCTCAGCGCTCCGCGGCGGCAGCTCAGGAAATCAAGGGGCTGATCAACAAGTCGACGACGGAAGTGAACTCCGGTTCGCAGTTCGTTCAGGAGACCGGCACAGTGCTTGCCAAGATCAGCGCGCAGATCGTCACGATCAGCCAGCATGTGGAAATGATCGCCCGCGCAAGCAACGACCAGTCGAGCGCGCTGCAGGAGGTCAATGCCACCGTCAATCAGATGGACCAGATGACGCAACAGAACGCGGCAATGGTCGAGGAAACGACGGCCGCGAGCCGCGGTCTTGCCGACGAGGCGGATGCGCTGCTGCACCTGATCCAGCAGTTCAAGATCGAAGGCGGGGCACCCCGCACGATCTACCGCGCGGCGTAA
- a CDS encoding NAD(P)/FAD-dependent oxidoreductase: MVLQRKSDVIVIGAGAAGMMCAIRAAQRGRSVVVLDHAKSPGEKIRISGGGRCNFTNIHAGPKSFLSANPHFCKSALARFTPSDFIAMVDRHRIAWHEKTLGQLFCDDSAKDIIHMLLDEMRAAGATLHLRTEIGDVERSSDGFRVSTSEGAYECSSLVIATGGKSIPKMGATGFAYRIAEQFDLPLVETRPGLVPLTLDQATLENLSELSGISAPAEIRHGKTGFREALLFTHRGLSGPAILQISSFWREGDDITVDIEPDVDLFEHLKAAKKTNGRQSAQTALGEILPKRLAQYLTERAGIAGHMADLSDKALLRLADAAQNWKIKPSGSEGYRTAEVTLGGIDTAALDSRTMQAKSVSGLYFIGECVDVTGWLGGYNFQWAWASGFAAGESL; encoded by the coding sequence ATGGTTTTGCAGCGAAAAAGCGATGTGATCGTCATCGGCGCGGGCGCCGCCGGCATGATGTGCGCCATTCGCGCTGCCCAGCGCGGGCGCTCGGTTGTCGTTCTCGATCATGCAAAGTCGCCGGGCGAAAAGATCCGCATTTCAGGCGGTGGGCGCTGCAATTTCACCAATATCCATGCCGGCCCGAAAAGCTTCCTGTCCGCCAATCCGCATTTCTGCAAGTCGGCGCTGGCGCGCTTCACGCCGTCGGATTTCATTGCCATGGTCGATCGCCATCGTATCGCCTGGCACGAGAAGACACTTGGCCAGCTGTTTTGCGACGACAGTGCCAAGGACATCATCCACATGCTTCTCGACGAGATGCGGGCCGCTGGCGCAACGCTGCATCTGCGCACCGAGATCGGTGATGTGGAGCGCAGCAGCGATGGCTTCCGCGTCTCGACCTCCGAAGGGGCATATGAGTGCAGCTCGCTGGTCATCGCGACCGGCGGCAAATCCATTCCGAAGATGGGCGCGACCGGTTTTGCCTATCGCATCGCCGAGCAATTCGACCTTCCGCTGGTTGAAACGCGGCCTGGCCTCGTGCCGCTGACGCTGGATCAGGCAACGCTCGAAAACCTTTCCGAACTGTCGGGCATATCGGCGCCCGCCGAAATCCGCCACGGCAAGACGGGGTTCCGGGAAGCTCTGTTGTTCACCCATCGGGGCCTCAGTGGTCCAGCGATCCTGCAGATCTCCTCCTTCTGGCGCGAGGGTGACGACATCACCGTCGATATCGAGCCCGACGTCGATCTGTTCGAGCATCTGAAGGCGGCAAAGAAAACCAATGGCCGGCAATCGGCGCAGACGGCATTGGGCGAGATTCTTCCGAAGCGGCTGGCGCAATATCTGACCGAGCGGGCGGGCATTGCCGGGCATATGGCCGATCTCTCCGACAAGGCTCTGTTGCGTCTCGCTGACGCTGCGCAGAATTGGAAGATCAAGCCGTCGGGCTCGGAAGGATACCGGACGGCCGAGGTCACGCTCGGAGGCATCGACACCGCGGCTCTCGATTCCCGCACGATGCAGGCGAAGAGCGTTTCCGGCCTTTATTTCATCGGTGAATGCGTCGACGTGACCGGATGGCTCGGCGGCTACAATTTCCAATGGGCCTGGGCATCGGGTTTTGCCGCCGGTGAATCTTTGTAG
- the pgl gene encoding 6-phosphogluconolactonase translates to MAATMHAFADGAELARKLADNVAASLAAAITARGTATVAVSGGSTPKRFFQELSTRDLDWAKVTVTLVDERFVPADNPRSNHLLVAENLLQNKAKAANFLPLYQAAASVEDAAKLASDATATIGNPFDVAILGMGGDGHTASFFPGGSNLKAALDPKTPRGIITMEADGAGELRLTFTFSSLQDAKLLVLHIEGDSKKDVLTKAEGAGDEAEMPIRAILRRAASPVEVYWAP, encoded by the coding sequence ATGGCAGCGACGATGCATGCTTTTGCCGATGGCGCAGAACTGGCTCGCAAACTGGCCGACAACGTCGCTGCGTCGCTTGCCGCAGCAATCACCGCTCGGGGAACGGCAACCGTTGCCGTCTCCGGCGGCTCGACGCCGAAGCGCTTCTTCCAGGAACTTTCGACGCGTGATCTCGACTGGGCCAAAGTGACGGTCACATTGGTGGACGAACGCTTTGTCCCGGCCGACAACCCGCGCTCGAACCATCTGCTGGTTGCCGAAAACCTCCTGCAGAACAAGGCCAAGGCCGCGAATTTCCTGCCGCTCTACCAGGCGGCGGCGTCGGTCGAAGATGCCGCGAAACTGGCGAGCGATGCCACCGCCACGATCGGAAACCCCTTCGATGTTGCGATCCTCGGAATGGGGGGCGATGGCCACACCGCGTCGTTCTTCCCCGGCGGCAGCAACCTGAAAGCCGCCCTCGACCCGAAGACGCCGCGTGGTATCATTACCATGGAGGCTGACGGCGCGGGTGAACTGCGGCTGACCTTCACCTTCTCCAGCCTCCAGGATGCAAAGCTGCTCGTGCTTCATATCGAAGGCGACAGCAAGAAGGACGTCCTGACGAAGGCTGAAGGCGCGGGCGACGAGGCAGAGATGCCAATCCGCGCCATTCTGCGACGGGCAGCGAGCCCGGTCGAAGTCTACTGGGCTCCGTAG